A window of Purpureocillium takamizusanense chromosome 13, complete sequence genomic DNA:
GAAAGGGCAAGACTATGCTATAGCCCTGTTTGTGTTTTTCATTACGTATATCCTGTGTGAGGTACCGAGCAACCTCATTCTCAAGCGaatggcgccgtcgacgtggcTAAGCTTCATAATTACCGGCTGGGGTGAGATGTCCCGGATGCGATTGAACGCCCCTCGACGAAACGATCAAGTACTGACCGAGGTGGGCACTGCAGGCCTTATCACGGTGGGCCAAGGGCTAGTCAGAACCTTCCCAGGCTTGGTCGGACTTCGGGTCGTCCTCGGGATCTTCGAGTCCGGGCTCTTTCCCGGAGGGACATATCTAATGTCGGCATATTATGCCAGATATGAGCTACAATGGCGGTTCAGCTTGTTTGTCTCTGCCATCATCATTGCTGGGGCCTTTGGAGGTGTAAGTCACTATTGTACAGCTCACCACGCTAAGACTGCATTGACGAAACGCAATCCGACGCATAGATATTTGCCTTTGGTCTTGCGAAACTGGAAGGCGTTGGAAACTACGAAGGATGGTAAGCAGGCCTCCTTGTGTTGTCGCAACGTGCAGGTTGATGCCACAGACACTAAACTCCAGTCCTTGCCAAAGGCGCTGGATCTTCATCATCGAAGGAGTCATTACGGTCGTTGTAGGGGTGCTGTCCAAACTCTGGCTGGTGGATTGGCCAGAACAGGCCAAGTTCTTATCGGCTGAAGAAAAAGCCCTACTGGCTCacaagctggccgtcgatgcgggaggtggcggcgccgccagaaTGGACAGGCTGGATAAGCCTGCGATTCGACGCATTTTGAGGGACTGGAAGATATACGTGGGCATCTTGTGAGCGCCGATCCAATCTGTCAGGACTTGCATAGCCGGTACTAACGTCTGGTGGATGTAGCATGCATTTGACTGTTGTCACCAGCACTTACTCCATGTCCTTCTTCCTGCCAACTGTCATCAAGGTGTGCTTTATGATCCTCCAACTCTACCCTGCACGAGTCTCAGAGAATTAATCGTGGGAACCAGGAAATGGGCTACTCATCAGCTGAGGCGCAGCTCCGGGTCATTCCCGTCTACCTCGTCGCGACGGTTGTTTCATTGGTCGCCGCCTGGCTTACCGACCGCTACCGCTGCTGGTATCTTGTCATCATGATCACGCTCCTGCCGGGAATTGCGGGTTTCGGCATCATGCTGGCTGGTTTAAGAGTGTCGACCGCTGGTAGATACTTGAGCTGCTTCCTCGTGGCCATTACCGCGTTCACTTCGCTGCCCACGGTCCTGGCGTGGGTCACCTACCAGGTAGGCTCTGCCGGACCGCTGCTCTGCCCCATGGCCAAGACAATCGCGAATCCACGCAAAAAAAGGCTGACACACTCGTAGCAAAGCGGACAATATAAGAGAGCCGTTTCATCTGCTATGATCCTTGGTTGTGGCAATGttggcggcatcatcggAAGCAACATCTGGTTGGCACGCGAGGCGCCGACATTTAAAACTGGCGTTTCAATCTCTCTGGCATTTTTGGTCCTTTGTGGGATTGCGTCGACGGGCTACTACATGGGTCTACGGGCTGAGAATCAGCTGAGAgaccgaggcgggcgtgacTATCGTCTCACGGAAGAGGCCGATGAGCTGGATAATATGGGCGACGACCATCCATCGTGGAGGTATACTTTTTGATCAGCGAAGCCGCCAACGATTGTGTTTCACTTGACGGACGAGTGGGCATGCCAGAAGCCCGTGCGATGCTCGTCGATAAGATGGCCGAATGCCCATGAAAGTGTTTATTAGCATTTGGCAGGAAGGAGGGCGCTGGAATGACAATGTCCGTGTGAATGCTGAGCGTTGAGCGCGGCCTGTCCTGGACTCCTGGCACTGCCTGTTGTACGGCATTATTAGCAGCACCTGCACCCCCAACGTTATAATtagcccgccgctgccgctgcaacGGGGACACGATCCAGCACGACTCCAGCTAATGAGCTAATAACCCCGCGCTTATTGTTGGTGGCGTGGTTCAGTGTCGGCGCCACAACTCACTCGGCAGGGTTCTCTGTACCTTCAGCATCTTCCCCAGAGTCCCAGACCAGTTGTTGATGACCCCAGACTCAGAGTCTCCACCAAACAACCTCCCTCATCACCAGCCCAAGATGCATCCGCGTCTCAAGGTGGTCAAGGCCTGCGAAAGCTGCCGACGTAGGAAGATAAAATGCGACGCGCGGCAACCCTGTAGGTGCATCACCGTGACCCGGCTCCCACATCTGTTCCTTCGTTACTTACCGCTTGAGGTATTTTTTCCACGGGCGAACAGCTTGTCGGCCGTGTCTTGAGAGAGACGGCCCTGCATGCAGGTATTCAACAGAAAGCACGCGCCGAGTAGGCCGGCCACCCAAGTCGACAAGAGCAGCACATCACCCACAGCCTTCGTCATCTGTCTCGTCTTCGATGACTTACACCAAAGGTGAGCGAGGTCTCGGAGAGTCGCCAAAGCGTGGCACTGATTTATTATCCGGCCCTCTGGTTGTAGACGACAGTAAGACTTCCAGCCCTGCGTCAGGAACACCGGCGTCCGCTACGAGACGTGCAAAGGATGAAGATGCCATCTCCATCGACGCAGACGCCATGACCGGCATGGTCGGCGACCCAGCCAAAAGCGTCGAATTCTTCGGACGAAGCAGCGCCGGGTCGTTCTTGCGACAGATCAATTCAGCCATAGATGCGCAGCTGGGACAGGGCCAGATGGTAGCATCCACGGATCTCGATGGTGTCAGTCCCATGCGTGCCAACAACCATGGCGCACGCCGGATGAAGGACCCTCGTGACTTCGTTCTCCCTCAACGGCTCGTTGCAGATGACCTCTTGCAGTGCTATTACGACTACGTATGGTCTATCCTGCCTGTGCACGATTGGGTGGCATTCAAGGCAACGTATCACCTGCTATGGACGGGATCACTACCGGCCGTGCCCGAAGCTACACTATACTGCATGGTGAATATGGCATTCGCCCTCGGCAGCCAGTTCTCCGTCTCCATCGAGCCCGACCAACGCCGCGAGGTTGGTCAATCGTTTTGGGAGAGAGCGCGAAAGCTCTTCGGGCCCCATACGCACGACAGCGCGTCTCTGGAGCGGGTTCAGTGCATGCTGCTCATGGGCCTCTACCTGCAAAGCACTTCCGACACGCACGAATGCTGGATGACAATTGGTTCTGCGATCAGAATGGCCCAGAGCCTGGGGCTTCACTTGTCCAACGCCATAAAGAAGGTTCCTGGATCCCGTGAGGTCGAGATTGCGCGTCGGGTATGGCACGGGTGCGTGTACATGGATCGGTGAGTACGACCAAAGTTGCGGAGCCAGGAAGGCAGCAGGGGACAAATAATCGCACATTACTGACGTCCAGTTGACAGTGTCTTGTCAATGACGTTTGGTAGGCCGAGCATGATTGCAAGCTGGCTTCCCGAGACGGTCCAGGTCCCAGTACCGTCAATGATTGACGATGAATATCTCGATAGTCGGGCTGAGTCCAGCGCCATCCGGCCGGACGGGGAACCGTCAGTTGTTGCATTCTTCGTCAAGACAATCGAGCTATACGACATCATTAATGACATAATCCTGGAGCTGTACCAGAGCTCAACCGACATGGCTAGCAAAGAAACGCACCACTTGGTCGCTGTTCTCCAGTTCGATGACCGCCTACTCAAGTGGGAACAGTCTCTACCGGAACACCTGCAATATGCCCATTGCAAGGGAGAGCAAGATCTAATATTTGAGCGCCAGCGTATTGTGTTGCGAGCACGGTGAgcgtcgccatcttcgcccTTTGTTACACGGTGTCGTCGCTAATGCAGCATGGGCTGAAGGTACCTGCAAGCCCGCATTGTCGTCCTGCGACCCATATTGGCAGACTATTACCTCAAACTGATCAACTTGAAAAACGTCCAGGCCGCCAGGGACACTGGTTTGTCTCAGCATCTAATCGTGAAGTCGGCAGAACTTTGCTTCGAGGCCGCTCACGAGATGATTGACGTGTTGTACGACCGTTTCGACCTGACCACTGTTACGGGGCCCGTGCCGGCTTGGTGGTTTGCTGTGTTATGTGAGTCTTATGGTAAACGGTGTTGCGACGATTAACTTGTTTGCTGAATGCGTCCCAGTTGTTTACACTGCTGCAACTGTTCTCTTGGCAGAACGTCTTCGGCCCATAGACCACAGGCCAGAGGCCTCCGGTGCCTGGCGTGGCGATAGGTCATGGCATCGTGCAATCGAGCTCCTGAAAGCATACTCAAGAGTCGGCCAGTCCGCTGAGCGGTGCGTTGCA
This region includes:
- a CDS encoding uncharacterized protein (TransMembrane:12 (i47-65o85-106i113-132o138-161i173-194o206-228i279-304o316-335i342-364o370-393i405-425o437-457i)~EggNog:ENOG503NWII~COG:G) yields the protein MASTGDSEVEKRPPSLSLETKQAQGSEDEIQATVNDKRLLRKLDLRVIPPLFVLFLLSFLDRSNIGNAKIQGMEKSLNMKGQDYAIALFVFFITYILCEVPSNLILKRMAPSTWLSFIITGWGLITVGQGLVRTFPGLVGLRVVLGIFESGLFPGGTYLMSAYYARYELQWRFSLFVSAIIIAGAFGGIFAFGLAKLEGVGNYEGWRWIFIIEGVITVVVGVLSKLWLVDWPEQAKFLSAEEKALLAHKLAVDAGGGGAARMDRLDKPAIRRILRDWKIYVGIFMHLTVVTSTYSMSFFLPTVIKEMGYSSAEAQLRVIPVYLVATVVSLVAAWLTDRYRCWYLVIMITLLPGIAGFGIMLAGLRVSTAGRYLSCFLVAITAFTSLPTVLAWVTYQQSGQYKRAVSSAMILGCGNVGGIIGSNIWLAREAPTFKTGVSISLAFLVLCGIASTGYYMGLRAENQLRDRGGRDYRLTEEADELDNMGDDHPSWRYTF
- a CDS encoding uncharacterized protein (EggNog:ENOG503NYPS~TransMembrane:1 (o563-580i)~COG:L), which gives rise to MTPDSESPPNNLPHHQPKMHPRLKVVKACESCRRRKIKCDARQPSCRPCLERDGPACRYSTESTRRVGRPPKSTRAAHHPQPSSSVSSSMTYTKDDSKTSSPASGTPASATRRAKDEDAISIDADAMTGMVGDPAKSVEFFGRSSAGSFLRQINSAIDAQLGQGQMVASTDLDGVSPMRANNHGARRMKDPRDFVLPQRLVADDLLQCYYDYVWSILPVHDWVAFKATYHLLWTGSLPAVPEATLYCMVNMAFALGSQFSVSIEPDQRREVGQSFWERARKLFGPHTHDSASLERVQCMLLMGLYLQSTSDTHECWMTIGSAIRMAQSLGLHLSNAIKKVPGSREVEIARRVWHGCVYMDRVLSMTFGRPSMIASWLPETVQVPVPSMIDDEYLDSRAESSAIRPDGEPSVVAFFVKTIELYDIINDIILELYQSSTDMASKETHHLVAVLQFDDRLLKWEQSLPEHLQYAHCKGEQDLIFERQRIVLRARYLQARIVVLRPILADYYLKLINLKNVQAARDTGLSQHLIVKSAELCFEAAHEMIDVLYDRFDLTTVTGPVPAWWFAVLFVYTAATVLLAERLRPIDHRPEASGAWRGDRSWHRAIELLKAYSRVGQSAERCVAALGILSSKIPSASLYNHGNGDNLQSLVDVQVGGRSGSSSVENAFGQQNATDNELNFQFDFSNLDFDIDDMFWLNTSAAGIIF